The window GGTTAATTTACCGCGGCATGAAAGAAAGCCGCAATGCGAGTAATGCCATGGTAGTAGTTAAACTAGCCGTAATTTTATTGGTACTGGCTGTAGGTATATTTTATGTTGATACCAAAAACTGGAATCCTTTTGCGCCAAATGGTGTTTCGGGAGTATTAAAAGGTGTTTCTGCTGTATTTTTTGCTTACATCGGCTTCGATGCCATTTCTACTACGGCTGAAGAATGCAAAAACCCACAACGTGATTTACCACGCGGTATGATGTGGGCCATTATTATCTGTACAATTCTTTACGTAGCCATAGCATTGGTTTTAACCGGTATTGTGAAGTCTGATACTTTGGCTGTAGGCGATCCGCTGGCTTTTGTTTTCGATCAGATCGATCTTAAATTAATGAGTGGCATTATTGCCGTTAGTGCTGTTTTTGCTATGGCCAGTGTACTTTTAGTGTTTCAAATGGGCCAGCCACGCATCTGGATGAGCATGAGCAGAGACGGGCTGTTACCGAAATCGTTTTCAAAAATTCACCCGAAATATAAAACACCTTCTTTTGCAACTATTGTGGTAGGTTTTGTAGTTGCTGTTCCATCGCTATTCATGAACCTCACCATTGTTACCGACCTTTGTTCTATCGGAACACTTTTCGCTTTCGTATTGGTTTGTGCAGGTGTTTTGGTGCTTCAAAACAGGCCTGATGTACAACGTGGAAAATTCAAGATTCCGTATGTAAACAGTAAATTCATTGTTCCGGTTATATTTATTGCGAGCATTGTCTTTGCCTTTACACAGTATGGAAAGGAAACCAAAGCTTTCTTTTTTAACTCTCCTAAAATTGTAGAAACGGTAAACTTTGTCACTTCTTTAAACAGCGAAGAGCTTAAAATTGTTAAGGAAGAAATTGTAAAAAATGCTGCGCCACAAATCATTCTGGCCGAGAAAGTGGATGCAGAATTTTACCTAAGCGCACTGCCTGGCGATCGTTATGAGCAGTTTATTGCGGCTTCGAAGGTTAGCATCGAAAAGAAATACGAAAGTGGCTGGAGCCTCTTTAAACACAAAATCCCAATGTGGATTTTTCTGATTATCTGCGTAGTTATCACCTTCTATTGCATTACTAAAAACCTTTCGCTAATTCCAGTATTAGGGTTAATTAGCTGCCTGTACATGATGTGCGAACTGGGTATTTCTAACTGGATTGGCTTTGGTATCTGGCTGGTTGTAGGCCTGGTTGTTTATTTTGCTTACGGATACAGGCATAGTAAGCTGGCACAGGCTGAGCGCTAAATATAATGAAGTACAATCCTTTAATACATCATCGGAGATCGATCAGATTAAAGGATTATGATTATTCAAAAGCTGGAGCTTATTTTTTTACCATTTGTTGCGAAGATCGGCTTTCCCACTTTAGTGAGGTCGTTAATGGTTAAATGGTTTTAAATCAATATGGAATCATTGCTTTTGAACAATGGCTGAAACTTGCGGATCGATTCTGTAATTTTCAATTGGATGTTTTTCAAATCATGCCGAATCACATGCATGCAATAATTGTATTGAACAATGTCGGGGTAACCGCAAGGGTTGCCCCGACAATTTCCGATATTATTGGCATATAAATCAATCGTTTCAAGCGCTTGCCTGCAATTA is drawn from Pedobacter sp. HDW13 and contains these coding sequences:
- a CDS encoding amino acid permease, with the protein product MFEKLFRKKSISKILQDAAKGYGDHENTLHKTLGVRDLTAFGIAAIIGAGIFSTIGKASADGGPAVIFLFIFTAVACSFAAFAYAEFASMVPVSGSAYTYSYVAFGELVAWIIGWSLIMEYSIGNITVAISWSDYFTGLLSTIKIPPLGINGIHVPDWMTMDYLSAYNGHKHAEALLAAGKNLADLDSATALANNAWLTAPKIGGFHLVADIPALGIIILITWLIYRGMKESRNASNAMVVVKLAVILLVLAVGIFYVDTKNWNPFAPNGVSGVLKGVSAVFFAYIGFDAISTTAEECKNPQRDLPRGMMWAIIICTILYVAIALVLTGIVKSDTLAVGDPLAFVFDQIDLKLMSGIIAVSAVFAMASVLLVFQMGQPRIWMSMSRDGLLPKSFSKIHPKYKTPSFATIVVGFVVAVPSLFMNLTIVTDLCSIGTLFAFVLVCAGVLVLQNRPDVQRGKFKIPYVNSKFIVPVIFIASIVFAFTQYGKETKAFFFNSPKIVETVNFVTSLNSEELKIVKEEIVKNAAPQIILAEKVDAEFYLSALPGDRYEQFIAASKVSIEKKYESGWSLFKHKIPMWIFLIICVVITFYCITKNLSLIPVLGLISCLYMMCELGISNWIGFGIWLVVGLVVYFAYGYRHSKLAQAER